ATTCTCGACGGATGGTGGCTCGAGGGTTTCGACGGAAAAAACGGATGGGCCTTTGAAGGAAAGGGCGATGACAGGGACGCCGAAACGATTTGCGATATCCTTGAAAAAGAGGTTGTCCCTCTCTATTACAGGCTCAATGAGTCGGGAATTCCTGCAGGATGGGTCAGGATCATGAAAAAAGCGATTAAGGGCACCGGGGCTTCTTTCAGTGCGCGCAGGATGGTCAAGGAATACGCGTTGAAATTCTACCATCAGGCATTGCAATCATCCTGACACGTTATCTCATAATCTGATGCTCGCTTCAGGTATCCGGTGCGCACTGTCATTGTTTTTGCAATATCCCTTTCCGTGATTGCCATAAATCATATATCTGCATACTGTTGCAGATTCAGGGAGAAACCGTTGGAATACCGTGAAAAAGTGATATAATCTCACTAATGGATTTTGCAAAAAATTATTTTAAAGAGGAGGGCGTATGATCACAAAAATCCTTGTACCCACTGATGGATCAAAGCCGTCAAGAAAATCTGTAAACTATGCGGTTGAACTTGCCCGTCAGACCGGAGCCTCTCTTATCCTGATTAGCGTGGTGGACAAAAGCGCATTTATTCCGCAGGCGGTGCCCGCCGTTCCGTCTTCACCAAGAATTATGGAGCCCATTGAGAATGTTCTCACACGTGCTGCAGAATCATATGTTGCGGATGCGGAAAAGATATGCAAAAAGCATCAGGTGCCGGTGAAATCAGTAATAAGATCCGGACATCCTGTGGAGCAGATCATTCAGGAGGCGGTGAAATCAAAAGCGGATCTGATCGTGGTGGGCTCTCACGGGAAAAGTGCACTGAAAGCAGCGGTGCTCGGCAGCGTTGCCTTCGGAATCATTAGCAAGGAGACGAAGATACCTGTGCTGGTAGTAAGAAAGTAGCCATTTGTACTATACTACCAGCTATGAATTTATTCTTTGAAGGAGGATGTGGTGGTCAAGATTTATTACGATAAAGATGCAGATAAGAAGGTGCTCAAGGGGAAAAAAATCGCGGTCATTGGGTACGGAAGCCAGGGGCACGCACATGCCAATAACCTCAGGGAGAGCGGGCTGGATGTCATTATCGGGGTGAAGAAAGGCGGTGCAGGCTGGGAAAAGGCTGAAAAAGCAGGGTTTAAGGTCTATATCCCTGCAGATGCGGCAAAAAAAGCAGACATCATCATGATGCTCGTACCTGATGAATATATGGCGGAAATTTATAAGGCAGAGATAGCTCCTCACATAAAAAAGGGTGCGTACCTCGGGTTTGCGCACGGCTTTAACATCCATTTCGGACAGATCGTGCCGCCCGCGTCGGTAAACATATTCATGGTTGCCCCCAAGGGACCGGGGCACCTTGTGAGGTCTGAGTACCTGAAGGGAAGCGGAGTACCGTGCCTGATAGCAATTCAGCAGGACCCTTCAAAAGATACAAAGAAAACGGCTCTTGCCTATGCATCCGGAATAGGAGGGGGCAGGGCCGGTGTGATTGAGACAACGTTCCGCGAAGAAACAGAAACGGATCTGTTCGGCGAGCAGGTGGTGCTCTGCGGAGGCCTGACGTCTCTCATCCTGAACGGATATGAAATACTGGTTGAGGCTGGGTATTCTCCTGAAATGGCATACTTCGAATGCCTTCATGAAGTGAAGCTCATCGTAGACCTTATTTACGAAGGCGGCATCTCGAACATGAGGTATTCCATCAGCAATACCGCGCAATTCGGCGACCTCACAAGGGGGCCCAGAATTGTGAACGAGGACACAAAAAAAGAGATGAAAAAAATCCTGAACGAGATCCAGTCCGGCGAATTTGCGAGGGAATGGATTCTCGAATGCAGGGCAAACAAGCCGGTCTTTAATGCCCTTACAAAAAAGGGCGAAGCGCATCCGATCGAAGATGTGGGCGGAAAGCTGAGGGCCATGATGCCATGGCTGAAAAAAGGAAAACTCGTGGATAAATCGAAGGCGTGATCAGGTTTGCCCCAGAAGGCTACCCGTTTATTCTGGGCTCGTTCCTTCTCGCGGTCATAGCCTCGGTTTTTCTTATATGGGCATTGCGGACCGGAAGTCACGGAATCAC
The window above is part of the Nitrospirota bacterium genome. Proteins encoded here:
- a CDS encoding universal stress protein, giving the protein MITKILVPTDGSKPSRKSVNYAVELARQTGASLILISVVDKSAFIPQAVPAVPSSPRIMEPIENVLTRAAESYVADAEKICKKHQVPVKSVIRSGHPVEQIIQEAVKSKADLIVVGSHGKSALKAAVLGSVAFGIISKETKIPVLVVRK
- the ilvC gene encoding ketol-acid reductoisomerase, which produces MVKIYYDKDADKKVLKGKKIAVIGYGSQGHAHANNLRESGLDVIIGVKKGGAGWEKAEKAGFKVYIPADAAKKADIIMMLVPDEYMAEIYKAEIAPHIKKGAYLGFAHGFNIHFGQIVPPASVNIFMVAPKGPGHLVRSEYLKGSGVPCLIAIQQDPSKDTKKTALAYASGIGGGRAGVIETTFREETETDLFGEQVVLCGGLTSLILNGYEILVEAGYSPEMAYFECLHEVKLIVDLIYEGGISNMRYSISNTAQFGDLTRGPRIVNEDTKKEMKKILNEIQSGEFAREWILECRANKPVFNALTKKGEAHPIEDVGGKLRAMMPWLKKGKLVDKSKA